The Bacillaceae bacterium IKA-2 DNA window AACAAACCTCCTGGATTATCTTCAATCTCAATAAACAGGGTCAATAACATATGATTTATATTAGGAAAATGAGCCTGGGACAAAACACTATTTATATGAATAAAACGCATGAAATCAATTTTAAAAACCCTGATTTCATGCGTTTTTCATTCTCACAATTTTACGCTTACGCGACAAACACTGCAAAAGAAAAAGCACCCCGTTAAGAGTGCTTAAATCTTAGTAATTATTCCTCATCCAAACCAGTGCTATCCCACTTATACTCTGGATGAACATTTATTTCATCATGCATATGCGCCTCAATAATATTAATACTATCAACATCACTAATATCAAAAACCACTTCATACCCAATATTTGTGAACCATGTTTCCCCAACTAACATAACCCAGTTATTCCAGTCTGCATCATATATATCTATCTTTCTTTCTTCAAATTCCATAAAATAGTCACTCTTTTGGAGATAATATTGGAATGAAATAAGGTATGTTTGTGTAAAGTACACAAATGCTGTACCATCTTTAAAAATCCTTATCCCTTGTGGTAAATTCATTCTATAAGGTTCTATACTATCGATATAAGGTTCAGTAGATTCCCCCATAATATTTTCGATTTCTTCAAGAATTCTCGACTCGAGATCACTTTCATACTCATCAACAATTACCTCTAAAAAATTCTCTATTGAACTTCTTAGCTGTAAACTATACGTTTGTATTTTGGGCAGTAAAGGTTGGATTACTTCCTCATTTAAAGAACGTAGGTTTGACACGACAATAACCTGTTCTTGTTGAATTCCAACATTTAATAAATCCTCTTTTAAATCTTGTGCTAACTCTCTTTGATTATTCGTAATGAAGTTCACAAAATCTCCATCATTATTTACAAATATAATCTTAGTATCATTTACCAAATTAATACCTTTTAAATATTCAATATAGCTCGACCAAATAATATTATCCCTAAATCCACCAGCTTCCTTACCGTTCTTTTCTTTAAAAGGTTTACGAAGCTTCAAACTTTTAGCGTAGATAAAATCAAAATCCGCAAAATCTTTTTCTAAAATT harbors:
- a CDS encoding PIN domain-containing protein, whose protein sequence is MEKYIVFFDTNAIMTANYRVSTPALREFFRNTKHQLVISRVCIDETVKNFHEKQSTLMKSATKAVKDLTLLGYDLELNVKKEINFSDKLLHELNEELSTLILEKDFADFDFIYAKSLKLRKPFKEKNGKEAGGFRDNIIWSSYIEYLKGINLVNDTKIIFVNNDGDFVNFITNNQRELAQDLKEDLLNVGIQQEQVIVVSNLRSLNEEVIQPLLPKIQTYSLQLRSSIENFLEVIVDEYESDLESRILEEIENIMGESTEPYIDSIEPYRMNLPQGIRIFKDGTAFVYFTQTYLISFQYYLQKSDYFMEFEERKIDIYDADWNNWVMLVGETWFTNIGYEVVFDISDVDSINIIEAHMHDEINVHPEYKWDSTGLDEE